One stretch of Candidatus Saccharibacteria bacterium oral taxon 488 DNA includes these proteins:
- a CDS encoding insulinase family protein: MKHTVKEIKLKNGARGLLIDVPDATVMSFQVQFRAGNRYVRGKDIYETAHIMEHMAFGANEKFRSEHAYEQEFTKNGAYHNAFTSDYSMVYEAACADFEWDRILELQRLAITTPRFNAEELEAEKGNVRSELTGYLNNHNRVMWPRVQQALGEDILTYNQRLKTIDAITLKDIKEHHRRTHTLNNMRFVVAGKLIGRMATIRESLEQWQLEPGERFTIPHDNLSSAAPIFIRRKEASNLTFGWSMNLPRELSDEDSDAMGCLNHILTGTMSSRIFGAARKKGLAYGVFSDTSVGFYDSAWDFGGQVNLETAEALFDIIVRELRRVLNGTITSEDIENAKSYALGRYQMGAQTVAQVSNFYTGRYFADDFVKDYEGVPTAILAVTADQIVRVAREFFAANTWVLAGVSSGDKELLGRLQEKLEGLF, encoded by the coding sequence ATGAAACATACGGTCAAAGAAATAAAATTAAAAAATGGCGCGAGAGGCCTGCTCATTGATGTGCCGGACGCGACGGTGATGAGCTTTCAGGTGCAGTTTCGGGCGGGCAATCGCTACGTTCGCGGCAAGGATATCTACGAGACGGCGCACATCATGGAGCACATGGCGTTTGGGGCGAATGAGAAGTTTCGTTCGGAGCACGCCTATGAGCAGGAGTTTACCAAGAATGGTGCCTATCATAATGCGTTCACCTCTGATTATTCAATGGTATACGAGGCGGCCTGCGCGGATTTTGAATGGGATCGGATTTTGGAATTACAGCGGCTGGCAATCACTACACCGCGCTTTAATGCTGAAGAGCTAGAGGCCGAGAAAGGTAACGTTCGGAGCGAGCTGACCGGTTATCTTAATAATCACAACCGCGTGATGTGGCCGCGGGTGCAGCAAGCACTGGGCGAGGATATTTTGACGTATAATCAGCGACTGAAAACGATTGACGCGATTACCCTAAAAGACATCAAGGAGCACCATCGGCGGACGCATACGCTCAATAATATGCGGTTTGTGGTGGCTGGTAAGTTGATTGGGCGGATGGCGACAATTCGTGAATCGCTGGAGCAGTGGCAGCTAGAGCCGGGCGAGCGGTTTACCATCCCGCACGATAACCTGTCGAGTGCCGCACCGATTTTTATCCGCCGCAAGGAGGCTTCGAATCTAACATTTGGCTGGTCGATGAATCTGCCACGTGAGCTGAGCGATGAGGATTCTGACGCTATGGGCTGCTTGAATCATATTTTGACCGGGACGATGAGCTCGCGGATTTTCGGGGCGGCGCGCAAGAAAGGGCTGGCTTACGGCGTGTTCAGCGACACTTCGGTCGGGTTTTATGATTCGGCGTGGGACTTTGGCGGCCAGGTCAACCTCGAGACAGCAGAGGCACTGTTCGATATCATCGTGCGCGAACTGCGCCGAGTGCTGAACGGGACGATCACCTCGGAGGACATCGAGAATGCCAAGTCGTATGCGCTGGGCCGCTATCAGATGGGGGCACAAACGGTGGCACAGGTCAGCAATTTTTATACCGGGCGTTATTTTGCCGATGATTTCGTCAAGGATTACGAGGGCGTACCGACAGCAATTTTGGCGGTGACCGCTGATCAGATCGTTCGGGTGGCACGAGAGTTTTTTGCAGCGAATACCTGGGTGCTTGCTGGCGTGAGTAGCGGCGATAAAGAACTGCTCGGGCGACTACAGGAGAAACTCGAAGGGCTGTTTTAG
- the murD gene encoding UDP-N-acetylmuramoyl-L-alanine--D-glutamate ligase, which produces MKIIIAGYGLEGISSLRYFQQAFPDAEFVIADQKAVESAPDDVVVRTGESVFAEQLQDADMVVRAPGVPPRLLKTSGKIWSATNEFFDKCPAPIIGVTGTKGKGTTCSLIAAILRAAGQTVHLVGNIGVPALDALPKITKDDFVVYELSSFQLWDLEKSPTIAVVLMIEPDHLEVHAGFAEYLDAKKNIRRHQSVVDTCLYHPTNKYSREVATTPLDRPLYGCDCETCSEYCGGDALNFAQRYAVPDDGQVYVRDGYFCVQDRRICRTDHLRLPGAHNLENACAAMSAVTELPITVTDEQYAAGLESFTGLPHRLKFVAEKNGVKYYDDSIATTPGSAIAALRAFEAPKVLVVGGYDKGADYDEMAVEITRQAVRAVIIIGANAAKIEQSLRQASVTATMVALGQTTMVDVVAQANQLSRPGDVVILSPAAASFGMFKNYVDRGEQFVAAVEKLYP; this is translated from the coding sequence ATGAAGATCATTATCGCTGGCTATGGTCTTGAGGGTATATCAAGTTTGAGATATTTTCAGCAGGCTTTTCCTGATGCTGAGTTTGTGATTGCTGATCAGAAAGCGGTTGAGAGTGCGCCGGATGATGTGGTGGTGCGGACTGGCGAGTCAGTGTTCGCCGAGCAGCTGCAGGATGCCGACATGGTGGTGCGAGCACCGGGTGTGCCGCCGCGGCTACTCAAAACGTCGGGTAAAATATGGTCGGCGACCAATGAGTTTTTCGACAAATGTCCAGCGCCAATTATCGGTGTGACAGGGACGAAAGGCAAGGGTACGACCTGTAGTCTGATCGCGGCGATCTTGCGGGCGGCGGGTCAGACGGTGCATTTGGTGGGGAATATTGGTGTGCCGGCACTGGACGCGCTACCGAAGATCACAAAGGACGATTTCGTTGTCTATGAACTATCGAGTTTTCAGCTGTGGGATCTCGAGAAATCGCCAACCATTGCCGTGGTATTGATGATCGAGCCGGACCATTTGGAGGTGCATGCGGGTTTTGCCGAGTACCTTGATGCCAAGAAAAATATTCGTCGTCATCAGAGTGTTGTTGATACATGTTTATATCATCCAACGAATAAATACTCACGGGAGGTAGCCACCACGCCGCTTGATAGGCCGTTGTATGGGTGTGACTGCGAGACATGTAGTGAATATTGCGGAGGTGATGCGTTAAATTTCGCGCAGCGCTACGCCGTTCCCGATGATGGTCAAGTATATGTCCGAGATGGTTACTTCTGCGTGCAAGATCGGCGGATTTGTCGCACTGATCACTTGCGGCTACCGGGCGCACACAACCTTGAGAACGCCTGTGCGGCGATGAGCGCGGTGACAGAATTGCCGATCACAGTGACCGACGAGCAGTACGCGGCTGGACTAGAGAGTTTTACGGGATTGCCACATCGATTAAAATTCGTTGCTGAGAAAAACGGTGTGAAGTATTACGATGACAGTATCGCTACCACGCCGGGCAGTGCCATCGCGGCGCTGCGGGCGTTTGAGGCGCCGAAAGTGCTGGTCGTCGGCGGGTACGACAAGGGGGCGGATTATGATGAAATGGCTGTGGAGATTACCAGACAAGCGGTGCGGGCGGTGATCATTATCGGGGCAAATGCGGCAAAGATTGAGCAGTCACTGCGTCAAGCATCGGTCACGGCGACGATGGTAGCGCTCGGCCAGACAACGATGGTGGATGTCGTCGCTCAAGCCAATCAATTATCTCGCCCAGGTGATGTTGTCATCCTCAGCCCGGCGGCCGCTAGCTTTGGGATGTTCAAAAATTACGTCGACCGCGGTGAGCAATTTGTGGCGGCGGTGGAGAAGCTTTATCCCTGA
- the hpt gene encoding hypoxanthine phosphoribosyltransferase, with protein MNQAIATILVTTEQINDAVARLGRELTNEYRDKNPLVIGVLRGAAPFMIDLVRAMDCYMEIDFIDVSSYGDATESSGTVTILKDIDSDVTGRHVLLVEDIVDTGRTLEKLLELFSGRGAASVKVCSLLDKPERRIANVAADYVGLSVPNEFVVGYGLDFRQQYRNLPYIGVLKPEVYQG; from the coding sequence ATGAATCAAGCTATCGCTACCATCCTCGTAACTACTGAACAAATTAATGACGCGGTGGCGCGGCTGGGCCGAGAGCTGACTAACGAATACCGGGACAAGAATCCGCTCGTCATCGGCGTCCTGCGCGGTGCGGCGCCATTCATGATCGATCTAGTGCGCGCCATGGATTGCTATATGGAAATCGATTTCATTGACGTCTCTAGCTACGGCGACGCGACCGAATCATCCGGCACGGTCACCATTCTCAAAGACATTGATAGCGACGTTACTGGGCGGCATGTTTTGTTGGTCGAAGACATCGTCGATACCGGCCGAACGTTGGAAAAGTTACTAGAATTATTCTCTGGTCGCGGTGCCGCCTCGGTCAAAGTCTGCTCACTACTCGACAAACCCGAACGGCGTATCGCCAATGTTGCCGCCGATTACGTCGGCCTGTCCGTCCCCAACGAATTCGTCGTCGGCTACGGCCTAGATTTCCGCCAACAATACCGGAATCTACCATATATCGGGGTGTTGAAACCTGAGGTGTATCAGGGATAA
- a CDS encoding peptide chain release factor 2 — MQPLKKHIQTLRSEVEQAKAALDFAALEQELAALDERLNQPEIWHNPDEAQTLAKKAASVRQTVEPWQTLGVQLADIAELMELGDDDLLPEFEAQVAALEQEFTRRKTDLLFSGPYDNREAVVRISAGVGGLDAQDFAAMLERMYLRWAEKSGMKADTLERSTNDDAGIKTAVLEIAGPFAYGKLRSENGVHRLVRLSPFNADNLRQTSFALVEVLPKIDTPDEIAIDPNDLRIDVYRSGGKGGQGVNTTDSAVRVTHVPTGITVAIQNERSQIQNKETALKILRSKLLAMKLEQHAETLSDLRAGESANWGSQIRNYVLHPYTLVKDTRTKHENRNAQGVLDGDIDEFMAAYLRESRG; from the coding sequence ATGCAGCCACTCAAAAAACACATCCAAACCCTGCGATCAGAAGTAGAACAGGCCAAGGCGGCGCTGGATTTTGCGGCACTGGAGCAGGAGCTGGCGGCGCTGGATGAGCGACTTAACCAGCCAGAGATTTGGCACAATCCAGACGAGGCGCAGACACTGGCCAAAAAGGCGGCTAGTGTGCGTCAGACGGTTGAGCCGTGGCAGACGCTGGGGGTGCAGCTAGCGGATATTGCTGAGTTGATGGAGCTGGGCGACGATGATTTATTGCCGGAGTTTGAGGCGCAGGTGGCGGCATTAGAGCAAGAATTTACCCGGCGCAAGACTGATTTATTATTCAGTGGCCCGTACGACAACCGCGAGGCGGTAGTACGAATTTCGGCGGGCGTGGGCGGGCTGGACGCTCAGGACTTTGCGGCCATGCTGGAGCGGATGTATCTGCGCTGGGCGGAGAAGTCCGGGATGAAAGCTGACACGCTGGAGCGTTCGACCAATGATGATGCCGGGATAAAGACGGCGGTGCTGGAGATTGCTGGGCCGTTTGCGTATGGAAAATTGCGCTCAGAGAACGGCGTGCATCGGCTGGTGCGCCTCAGTCCGTTTAATGCTGATAATTTGCGCCAGACCAGCTTCGCGCTGGTGGAGGTGCTGCCAAAGATTGATACGCCGGATGAAATTGCGATTGACCCGAATGATCTGAGGATTGATGTGTATCGCTCGGGCGGTAAGGGCGGCCAGGGCGTCAATACCACTGATTCGGCGGTGCGGGTGACGCACGTGCCGACGGGAATCACGGTGGCGATTCAGAACGAGCGCTCGCAGATCCAGAATAAAGAGACGGCGCTGAAGATTTTGCGCTCCAAGTTGCTGGCGATGAAGCTGGAGCAGCACGCCGAAACGCTGTCTGATCTCAGGGCTGGCGAGTCAGCCAACTGGGGTAGCCAGATTAGAAATTATGTATTACATCCGTATACACTGGTCAAGGACACCCGCACCAAGCACGAGAATCGCAATGCCCAAGGAGTGCTGGATGGCGATATCGATGAGTTTATGGCGGCTTATTTGCGTGAGTCGCGCGGCTAA
- the ftsE gene encoding cell division ATP-binding protein FtsE translates to MILLDRVTKTYGKDNKPALNRVSVHVKPGEFVILVGTSGAGKSTLLKLLTREEKPTGGKIVVGGIDYDTLKDKHIPLLRRKIGVVFQDFKLLPNRTVFENVAFALEIAGMTNREIKSTVPKVIELVGLKGKEKNFPNQLSGGERQRVAIARAVVRQPKILIADEPTGNLDPKHSWDIVRLLEKINKYGTTVLLTTHNVDIVNKLKRRVITIDHGKITSDQAKGSYKQ, encoded by the coding sequence ATGATTTTGTTAGATAGGGTTACCAAAACGTATGGCAAGGATAACAAGCCGGCCTTGAACCGGGTGAGTGTTCATGTCAAGCCGGGCGAGTTTGTGATTTTGGTCGGGACGTCCGGTGCGGGGAAGTCGACGCTGCTCAAACTGCTGACCCGCGAGGAAAAGCCGACTGGCGGCAAGATTGTCGTCGGTGGGATTGATTATGACACGCTCAAGGACAAGCATATTCCGCTGCTCCGCCGCAAGATTGGCGTGGTGTTTCAGGATTTCAAACTTTTGCCGAACCGGACGGTGTTTGAAAATGTGGCCTTTGCGCTGGAGATTGCTGGCATGACCAACCGCGAGATCAAATCAACAGTGCCAAAGGTGATCGAGCTGGTGGGCCTGAAAGGCAAGGAAAAGAATTTCCCAAACCAACTGTCTGGCGGTGAGCGCCAACGGGTGGCGATTGCCCGGGCAGTGGTTCGGCAGCCAAAGATCTTGATCGCTGACGAGCCGACTGGTAACCTTGACCCAAAGCATAGCTGGGATATTGTGCGCTTGCTGGAAAAAATTAACAAATACGGCACCACGGTGCTGCTGACCACGCACAATGTCGATATTGTCAATAAGCTCAAGCGCCGGGTGATCACCATTGATCACGGTAAAATTACCTCTGATCAAGCCAAGGGGAGTTACAAGCAATGA
- a CDS encoding FtsX-like permease family protein, translating into MTDISRKAAAKARVDPKVLKRTRQRRRRVLTFWRMCRYGINNFSRNTWLTIAATAVMAVTLLIIAITMAARQVLVDSVDTISRKADMSIFLKGSTEQKVVDELMSRLSKLHNVEKVTYISAEQARQEQIEQHKNDPAFLEAIKESSNEMPASLRASLRDLNDQRPLIEFTKHDELYKKHKDPAKEPSFIGDRRDAINAIGDWVRFASIAGSIATVVFVVISSLVVFNTIRMAIFNRKDEIQMMKLIGADRGFIRGPFIVEAVMYGFIAALVASGVGYLLLFSAHDKLAVRLPMDNLMNISTTYAGLVVLVMIMIGAVIGIVSSLIATRKYLKL; encoded by the coding sequence ATGACCGATATTTCACGTAAAGCCGCCGCCAAGGCGCGCGTCGATCCCAAAGTCCTCAAGCGCACGCGACAACGCCGCCGCCGGGTGCTGACGTTCTGGCGGATGTGCCGATATGGTATCAATAATTTTAGCCGTAACACCTGGCTGACGATTGCAGCGACTGCGGTGATGGCGGTGACACTCTTGATCATTGCCATCACTATGGCCGCTCGGCAGGTGCTGGTTGACTCGGTGGATACGATTTCGCGTAAGGCTGATATGTCGATCTTCCTCAAAGGCTCGACCGAGCAAAAGGTAGTTGACGAGCTAATGTCACGCCTCAGTAAGCTCCATAATGTCGAAAAGGTAACGTATATTTCAGCAGAGCAGGCACGACAAGAACAGATTGAGCAGCACAAGAATGACCCGGCGTTTCTTGAGGCGATCAAAGAATCGAGCAACGAGATGCCAGCGTCACTCCGGGCCTCGCTCAGGGATTTGAATGATCAGCGACCACTGATTGAGTTTACGAAACACGACGAGCTGTACAAAAAACACAAAGACCCCGCCAAAGAGCCGTCGTTCATTGGCGATCGGCGTGATGCGATCAATGCCATTGGTGATTGGGTGCGGTTTGCCAGTATCGCTGGCTCAATCGCCACCGTGGTGTTCGTGGTGATTTCGTCGCTGGTGGTGTTTAACACCATCAGGATGGCAATTTTTAACCGTAAAGACGAGATCCAGATGATGAAGCTGATCGGTGCCGATCGCGGATTTATTCGTGGGCCGTTTATCGTTGAGGCGGTTATGTATGGATTTATCGCGGCACTGGTGGCGTCAGGGGTTGGGTATCTACTGCTGTTCTCAGCGCATGATAAGCTGGCGGTGCGGCTGCCGATGGATAACTTGATGAATATTAGTACCACGTATGCTGGACTGGTGGTGCTGGTGATGATTATGATCGGTGCGGTGATCGGTATCGTCTCATCATTGATCGCGACGCGCAAATACTTAAAATTATAA
- a CDS encoding CHAP domain-containing protein produces the protein MKIRSTTPVSTSRATRAALVAVSAVVLGAGVFQLGPHVFARDYDAEIDALNRQAQQAQNEANRLGTMAATLEEELGRINAQIDSIRAEIAKSQQKHDALVAEIAKNKLAIEKSRKVMGKILSDIYLDDQISPLEMLASSKSIGDYVDKQEQRSSLRSSLNDKIKEIKALQAKLEENKKSVENVLKDQKAQQTQLASKQAEQAKLVNDTKNDQNAYAALATQRNNQAAKLREEQAAANRRALGGVSIPGGIPGGGGYPGVWANAPLDAYVDPWGLYTRECVSYVAWKIHSTGRFVPHFGGAGNANQWPSTAARYGIQSGSTPKAGAAAVMNVGYYGHVMYVESVNGDGTITVSDYNLAWDGLYRKYTRLASGLTYVYF, from the coding sequence ATGAAGATACGGTCCACCACACCAGTTTCGACATCACGAGCCACACGGGCAGCTCTCGTGGCGGTTAGTGCTGTTGTTTTGGGCGCTGGCGTGTTCCAGCTCGGCCCACACGTGTTCGCGCGTGACTATGATGCAGAAATTGATGCCCTCAACCGACAGGCACAGCAGGCGCAGAACGAGGCTAATCGTCTCGGGACGATGGCAGCGACGCTGGAGGAAGAGCTCGGGCGCATTAACGCCCAGATTGATTCGATCCGGGCAGAGATTGCCAAGAGCCAACAAAAGCACGACGCATTGGTTGCGGAGATTGCTAAAAATAAGCTAGCGATTGAAAAGAGCCGCAAGGTCATGGGTAAAATCCTCTCAGATATTTACCTCGATGATCAGATTTCGCCACTCGAGATGTTGGCGAGCTCCAAATCAATCGGCGATTATGTTGATAAGCAGGAGCAACGTAGTAGTTTGCGATCCTCACTGAATGATAAGATCAAGGAAATTAAGGCGCTGCAGGCTAAGTTAGAAGAGAATAAAAAGTCAGTCGAGAATGTGCTCAAAGACCAGAAAGCTCAGCAGACGCAACTAGCGTCCAAGCAGGCAGAGCAGGCCAAGCTGGTTAATGACACCAAGAATGACCAAAATGCTTACGCAGCCCTGGCGACGCAGCGGAATAACCAAGCAGCGAAACTGCGCGAAGAGCAGGCGGCGGCTAACCGACGAGCACTTGGCGGGGTGTCAATTCCGGGTGGTATCCCGGGCGGTGGTGGCTATCCAGGCGTCTGGGCGAATGCACCACTAGATGCTTACGTCGATCCATGGGGCCTATACACGCGCGAATGCGTGAGCTACGTGGCGTGGAAGATCCACAGTACCGGTCGGTTTGTGCCACACTTTGGTGGGGCTGGTAACGCTAATCAGTGGCCATCAACAGCGGCGCGATACGGCATCCAGAGCGGTTCGACACCAAAGGCTGGCGCGGCAGCGGTCATGAATGTTGGCTATTATGGACACGTGATGTACGTCGAGTCGGTTAATGGTGACGGCACAATTACGGTCAGTGACTATAACTTGGCGTGGGACGGTCTGTATCGGAAGTATACGCGTTTAGCCTCGGGT